Proteins from a single region of Neodiprion virginianus isolate iyNeoVirg1 chromosome 4, iyNeoVirg1.1, whole genome shotgun sequence:
- the LOC124303157 gene encoding synaptobrevin-1-like isoform X1: protein MCTCSTLCYSSVECWLGKVVHCQRNMEGGSYSGEGDLGGPRTPQQASTTKKMQDTQAKVDEVVGIMKVNVEKVLERDQKLSELDNRADALQQGAAQFEQQAGKLKRKYWWKNLKMMIIIGIIAVLILIIIIASVVPSSSSDAEPSGN, encoded by the exons ATGTGTACGTGCAGTACGCTATGTTATTCATCTGTTGAATGTTGGTTGGGAAAAGTTGTCCATTGCCAAAG aAATATGGAAGGTGGTAGTTATTCAGGCGAAGGTGACTTGGGCGGTCCAAGAACACCGCAGCAGGCATCGACCACGAAGAAGATGCAGGACACGCAGGCAAAGGTTGACGAGGTTGTTGGGATAATGAAAGTCAATGTGGAAAAGGTTCTCGAACGCGATCAGAAACTGTCAGAACTCGACAACAGGGCCGACGCTCTTCAGCAGGGCGCCGCACAGTTCGAACAACAAGCCGGTAAACTGAAGAGAAAGTACtggtggaaaaatttgaagatgaTGATCATCATCGGTATAATCGCCGTCCTTATACtgatcatcatcatcg CTTCAGTGGTTCCGTCATCAAGCAGTGACGCAGAGCCATCAGGAAATTAA
- the LOC124303157 gene encoding synaptobrevin-1-like isoform X2, translating to MEGGSYSGEGDLGGPRTPQQASTTKKMQDTQAKVDEVVGIMKVNVEKVLERDQKLSELDNRADALQQGAAQFEQQAGKLKRKYWWKNLKMMIIIGIIAVLILIIIIASVVPSSSSDAEPSGN from the exons ATGGAAGGTGGTAGTTATTCAGGCGAAGGTGACTTGGGCGGTCCAAGAACACCGCAGCAGGCATCGACCACGAAGAAGATGCAGGACACGCAGGCAAAGGTTGACGAGGTTGTTGGGATAATGAAAGTCAATGTGGAAAAGGTTCTCGAACGCGATCAGAAACTGTCAGAACTCGACAACAGGGCCGACGCTCTTCAGCAGGGCGCCGCACAGTTCGAACAACAAGCCGGTAAACTGAAGAGAAAGTACtggtggaaaaatttgaagatgaTGATCATCATCGGTATAATCGCCGTCCTTATACtgatcatcatcatcg CTTCAGTGGTTCCGTCATCAAGCAGTGACGCAGAGCCATCAGGAAATTAA